A genomic window from Prunus persica cultivar Lovell chromosome G2, Prunus_persica_NCBIv2, whole genome shotgun sequence includes:
- the LOC18784550 gene encoding ent-kaurenoic acid oxidase 1 — protein MWSFLRAFKSSNPEAFLNSMVSRFGRTGIYKTFMFGSPSIIVTTPEASKKVLTDDEAFKPGWPISTEELIGKNSFTSISFEEHKRLRKLTAAPVNGYEALSVYTTYIEERVISSLEKWSKMGEIEFLTQLRKLTFRIIMYIFLSSESEPVMEALEKEYTILNYGVRAMAINLPGFAYHKALKARKNLVSTFQSIVDDRRAQRKAGNYVAKKKDMMDALLDVVDDDGRKLTDAEIIDVLLMYLNAGHESSGHTMMWAAVFLQKHPKFFQKAKAEQEGIVKRRPPTQKGMTFKEYREMEYLSQVIDETLRVVTFSLTVFREAKKDVNINGYSVPKGWKVLVWFRSIHYDSEIYPNPLEFNPDRWDNYTPKPLTFLPFGAGSRLCPGNDLAKLEIAIFLHHFLLNYKMEPTNPDGPLMYLPHTRPKDNCLARIKKCGSA, from the exons ATGTGGTCTTTTCTCAGAGCTTTCAAGTCCTCCAACCCTGAAGCCTTCCTCAACTCCATGGTTTCCAG GTTTGGTCGTACTGGAATCTACAAAACCTTCATGTTTGGGAGCCCAAGTATCATCGTTACAACGCCTGAAGCAAGTAAAAAAGTTTTGACAGATGATGAGGCATTTAAACCCGGGTGGCCTATTTCCACAGAGGAACTAATTGGAAAGAACTCATTCACTAGTATATCGTTTGAAGAACACAAACGTCTACGAAAGCTAACAGCAGCTCCAGTCAATGGTTATGAAGCATTGTCCGTGTACACGACGTATATCGAAGAGAGGGTCATATCATCTTTGGAGAAATGGTCCAAAATGGGAGAAATAGAGTTCTTAACTCAACTCAGAAAGCTTACTTTCAGGATTATCATGTACATCTTTCTCAGCTCAGAGAGCGAGCCAGTCATGGAGGCTCTGGAGAAGGAATATACAATTCTTAACTATGGAGTTAGAGCCATGGCAATCAATCTTCCGGGATTTGCTTACCATAAAGCACTTAAG GCTCGGAAAAATCTTGTCTCTACATTTCAATCCATTGTGGACGACCGCAGAGCTCAAAGGAAGGCCGGAAACTACGtggcaaagaagaaagatatgATGGATGCTCTGCTAGATGTTGTTGATGACGATGGAAGAAAACTTACAGATGCGGAAATTATAGATGTTCTGTTAATGTATTTGAATGCGGGCCATGAATCTTCTGGCCATACAATGATGTGGGCCGCAGTTTTCCTacaaaaacacccaaaatTTTTCCAGAAAGCTAAG GCAGAGCAAGAAGGGATTGTAAAAAGGAGGCCACCAACACAGAAGGGCATGACGTTCAAGGAATATCGTGAAATGGAGTATCTTTCCCAG GTGATTGATGAAACTCTTCGTGTCGTAACATTCTCCCTTACCGTTTTTCGAGAGGCAAAGAAAGATGTCAATATAAACG GTTATAGTGTTCCTAAGGGCTGGAAAGTTTTGGTCTGGTTCAGGAGCATTCACTATGATTCTGAAATATATCCAAATCCATTGGAATTCAACCCTGATCGATGGGAT AACTACACGCCCAAACCATTAACTTTTCTTCCCTTTGGAGCTGGAAGCCGGCTGTGCCCCGGAAATGATCTTGCTAAGCTGGAAATCGCTATCTTCCTTCACCATTTCCTCCTTAACTATAA GATGGAACCTACAAATCCGGACGGCCCATTGATGTACTTGCCACACACTAGGCCAAAAGACAATTGCTTGGCAAGAATCAAGAAATGTGGATCTGCATAG